The Hyphomicrobium sp. MC1 genome window below encodes:
- a CDS encoding proline/glycine betaine ABC transporter permease encodes MGTDTRAKLRAYLSLVSKIVIVAAFAAIPLSWAFTALASWPEAWIIPFDRMINAVFNALSAPIALGISVQSIFRWSVPLLNAPISLLQAVLQTGVSRGYGDQAVQILPPLSWLGVTFAATVVCYHARGFGLAALAAITCAFLLLFGLWDSMMVTLSQMIVAVPLGIALGFLGGLYLYRHPSRRATILFLLDQAQTIPIFSYLVPLIIFFGLGGAPAIIAIVIFGAPPMVRSTALGLEEAEARVGELGRSLGCSRSQFLWKVLVPTAWPRLQLGVNQVVMLSFSTVILAALIGAGGIGNDVLLALQRLALGAGLVAGTGITLMAILIDRYLQAISNRKHRREETSRRSFWIVIGLCLLVPTLISFVYPPLAHYPESWTISTARYVDNIVDNVVGLIYGPLDALKTFLLLDILMPVRAALLSLPWSFVVLLVIAGAWRTGGWRQAAFLGSLTAFLAVSGLWDRAIQTFYLCAAGVLLSILIGAPLGVIAGRSARAAKAVLPIVDTMQTMPPFIYLIPAVMLFGSGDVPSIFAIVCFAICPIIRYTEAAFRSVPSELREVGRQVGCSPWQLLWTIELPAALPQFLLGVSQSMLMALATVVVTALIGTTDLGHETILAISHANPGQALTAGFGIAAIGVVADRLLRGFAQRHRGMKDPL; translated from the coding sequence ATGGGCACGGATACGCGCGCAAAATTGCGCGCGTATCTCTCACTCGTGTCCAAGATCGTTATTGTCGCTGCGTTTGCGGCTATTCCCTTGTCTTGGGCTTTTACAGCGCTCGCTTCCTGGCCTGAAGCGTGGATCATTCCGTTCGACCGGATGATCAATGCGGTCTTCAACGCACTCTCTGCTCCGATTGCGCTCGGAATTTCCGTTCAATCCATCTTCAGATGGTCGGTTCCGCTTCTCAATGCCCCGATTTCTCTGCTTCAGGCAGTGCTGCAGACCGGCGTGAGCCGTGGATACGGCGATCAAGCCGTCCAAATCCTGCCACCGCTTTCCTGGCTTGGCGTAACATTCGCCGCGACTGTCGTTTGTTATCACGCTCGCGGGTTCGGACTTGCTGCCCTCGCCGCGATCACGTGCGCGTTCCTGCTTCTATTCGGGCTGTGGGACAGCATGATGGTGACGCTCAGCCAGATGATCGTCGCTGTCCCGCTTGGCATCGCCCTCGGATTTCTCGGCGGCCTTTATCTTTATCGACATCCGTCGCGCCGTGCGACCATCCTGTTCCTGCTCGATCAGGCGCAGACGATCCCGATTTTCTCCTATCTCGTGCCGCTCATCATTTTCTTCGGCCTCGGTGGTGCACCGGCGATCATCGCGATCGTCATCTTTGGGGCGCCTCCGATGGTGCGTAGCACCGCGCTCGGCTTAGAGGAAGCGGAAGCGCGCGTTGGCGAACTCGGCCGTTCGCTCGGCTGCAGCCGCTCGCAGTTTCTATGGAAAGTCCTGGTGCCGACAGCGTGGCCGAGGTTGCAACTCGGCGTCAATCAGGTCGTCATGCTATCGTTCTCGACGGTCATTCTTGCTGCACTGATCGGAGCAGGCGGTATCGGTAACGATGTCCTTCTCGCGCTTCAACGCCTAGCGCTCGGTGCCGGTCTCGTTGCGGGTACCGGCATCACACTCATGGCCATCCTCATCGATCGCTATCTCCAAGCCATCAGCAATCGCAAGCATCGGCGCGAGGAAACATCGCGGCGATCATTCTGGATCGTTATCGGTCTGTGCCTGCTTGTTCCGACACTAATATCATTCGTCTACCCGCCGCTCGCGCACTATCCCGAAAGCTGGACGATCTCGACGGCGCGCTACGTCGATAATATCGTCGATAACGTCGTCGGATTGATTTACGGCCCGCTCGACGCACTCAAGACGTTTCTGCTTCTCGATATCCTAATGCCTGTACGTGCGGCGCTGCTGTCGCTGCCGTGGAGCTTCGTTGTTCTTCTTGTCATCGCAGGAGCATGGCGCACCGGAGGGTGGCGGCAAGCAGCATTTCTTGGATCGTTAACGGCTTTCCTAGCGGTCAGCGGCCTTTGGGACCGAGCGATTCAGACCTTCTATCTGTGCGCAGCCGGAGTCCTGTTGTCGATTCTGATCGGCGCGCCTCTCGGCGTCATAGCGGGACGCTCGGCGCGTGCCGCAAAAGCCGTCCTGCCCATCGTCGACACGATGCAGACAATGCCGCCCTTCATCTATCTGATCCCGGCGGTCATGCTGTTCGGATCGGGTGATGTGCCGTCGATCTTTGCGATCGTCTGCTTCGCGATCTGTCCGATCATACGGTACACCGAAGCGGCTTTCCGCAGCGTCCCCTCGGAGTTGCGCGAAGTCGGACGTCAGGTTGGTTGTAGTCCGTGGCAGCTGCTTTGGACGATCGAACTGCCAGCGGCCCTCCCGCAATTCCTTCTGGGCGTCAGCCAATCGATGCTGATGGCTCTCGCGACAGTCGTTGTCACCGCCTTGATTGGCACGACCGATCTCGGACACGAAACCATCCTCGCCATTTCACATGCCAATCCCGGCCAAGCGCTGACAGCTGGCTTCGGCATCGCAGCCATCGGCGTTGTCGCCGATCGCCTGCTCAGAGGATTTGCGCAAAGACATCGCGGAATGAAGGACCCCCTGTGA
- a CDS encoding ABC transporter substrate-binding protein has protein sequence MSFLDVVRRMRGGVAAIAMVASCFAGSSIANAGPESTDPIVIGQQDWTGSTITSNIVKKLLEKMGYNVKVVPVDATAVFTGLQTGDVTFVTEIWMSSEADMAEASLKTGKTVEIGPTGLVGWDRYWYPEYVKAKCPGLPDWKALNACAKLFATPETGDKGRLLLNPEDWGGNDDERIKTLGLNFQIVHAGSEAALLAQVKAAYQRKQPILAWLYTPHWAPLAYKGEFVDLPPYTDDCPKKGFGCEKKAAPIVKFANADAEKKWPKAYALMKSFTMTNDEYGHLTGEIANEGKPLDTVVDGWIAANKDRWSKWTQ, from the coding sequence ATGTCGTTCTTAGATGTCGTTCGCCGCATGCGCGGGGGCGTGGCGGCCATCGCCATGGTGGCAAGCTGCTTCGCCGGAAGTTCAATCGCCAACGCCGGTCCCGAATCCACCGACCCGATCGTCATTGGTCAGCAGGATTGGACCGGGAGCACGATCACGAGCAACATCGTGAAGAAGCTGCTCGAAAAGATGGGCTACAACGTTAAGGTCGTTCCGGTAGACGCGACTGCGGTTTTCACCGGACTGCAAACGGGCGACGTTACGTTCGTCACCGAAATCTGGATGTCGTCCGAGGCCGACATGGCCGAAGCATCCCTTAAAACCGGGAAAACAGTCGAAATCGGCCCGACGGGACTCGTTGGCTGGGATCGCTATTGGTACCCCGAATATGTCAAAGCCAAATGCCCTGGCCTACCAGACTGGAAGGCGCTCAACGCGTGCGCCAAGCTTTTCGCAACGCCTGAGACCGGTGACAAAGGCCGCCTGCTTCTCAACCCGGAAGATTGGGGCGGAAACGATGATGAACGGATCAAAACACTCGGCCTGAATTTTCAGATCGTTCACGCCGGTTCCGAGGCAGCTCTGCTCGCGCAAGTGAAAGCCGCATACCAGCGCAAGCAACCAATTCTCGCTTGGCTCTACACGCCGCATTGGGCGCCGCTTGCGTACAAGGGCGAGTTTGTCGATCTGCCGCCCTACACCGATGATTGCCCCAAGAAGGGGTTTGGCTGCGAGAAGAAAGCCGCTCCTATCGTCAAGTTTGCAAACGCAGATGCTGAGAAGAAATGGCCAAAAGCCTATGCTCTGATGAAGTCGTTCACGATGACCAACGATGAATACGGTCACCTGACCGGCGAGATCGCCAACGAAGGCAAACCTCTTGATACTGTCGTCGATGGCTGGATCGCCGCGAACAAGGACCGGTGGTCGAAGTGGACGCAGTGA
- a CDS encoding aldehyde dehydrogenase, with the protein MNINVTIPTPSAKTQEFFARKHKLYIDGAWTEGVSGERIDVVDPGTGNVISSATAAVAADIDKAVAAARKAFESGVWANMPGLERGKLISKLARRLEELGDELAEIEAIDCGKPLAYAKYVDVGLTANIYHYMAGWAGKASGETVSLSAPGEYHAFTQREPVGVVAAITPWNFPLVLTAYKLAPLLAVGCTCVVKPSELTPLSTLRFAEIAEEVGFPPGVINVVTGYGSPAGSALVEHEGVDKVAFTGSVATGRKIAQAATGNLKRVTLELGGKSPMVVFPDADLDKAIPGLASAIFFHQGQVCTAGTRLYVHKSIHDRVLEGIAEESKKLKIGHGLEPDTTMGPMISSAQLQKVMGFLDQGKQEGAEVVTGGERIGSAGFFMQPTILANTTDSMSVVREEIFGPVLCAQSFSDDELDAIAAKANNTIYGLAASVWTRDISVAHKMAKRIKAGSVWINAHNFYDPALPFGGFKQSGWGREEGSEAIRTFTEVKSVCAVL; encoded by the coding sequence ATGAATATCAATGTCACGATACCCACTCCGTCGGCCAAGACCCAAGAGTTCTTCGCGCGCAAGCACAAACTCTATATCGACGGCGCGTGGACGGAAGGCGTTTCGGGCGAAAGGATCGACGTCGTCGATCCCGGAACGGGAAACGTTATCAGCAGCGCGACGGCCGCGGTTGCCGCCGATATTGATAAGGCCGTCGCAGCCGCTCGGAAGGCTTTCGAAAGCGGCGTGTGGGCCAATATGCCCGGTCTCGAACGCGGTAAGCTGATCAGCAAGCTCGCGCGCAGGCTTGAAGAGCTTGGCGATGAATTGGCGGAAATCGAAGCCATCGACTGCGGCAAGCCGCTCGCCTATGCGAAATATGTCGACGTCGGCCTGACCGCCAATATCTATCACTATATGGCAGGGTGGGCAGGAAAGGCCTCAGGCGAGACTGTTTCGCTCTCGGCTCCAGGCGAGTATCACGCCTTCACGCAGCGTGAGCCAGTCGGTGTAGTTGCTGCGATCACGCCGTGGAACTTCCCGCTGGTTCTGACCGCCTATAAGCTCGCGCCGCTTCTTGCTGTCGGCTGCACGTGCGTCGTCAAGCCATCTGAGCTGACGCCTCTGAGCACACTGCGGTTCGCCGAGATCGCGGAAGAGGTCGGCTTCCCGCCCGGCGTCATCAACGTTGTGACCGGATATGGTTCGCCTGCAGGCTCCGCGCTTGTCGAACATGAAGGTGTCGACAAGGTCGCCTTCACTGGCTCCGTCGCGACGGGCAGAAAAATCGCGCAAGCCGCAACGGGCAACCTCAAACGTGTAACGCTAGAACTCGGCGGCAAGTCGCCTATGGTCGTCTTTCCGGATGCCGATCTCGATAAGGCCATTCCGGGTCTGGCCAGCGCGATCTTCTTCCATCAGGGCCAGGTCTGTACGGCGGGCACTAGGCTTTATGTGCACAAGTCGATCCACGATCGCGTGCTCGAAGGCATCGCCGAGGAAAGCAAAAAACTGAAGATCGGCCACGGGCTTGAGCCCGACACGACGATGGGCCCGATGATCTCTTCGGCGCAGCTTCAGAAGGTCATGGGCTTCCTCGATCAAGGCAAGCAGGAAGGCGCCGAGGTCGTAACAGGCGGAGAACGCATCGGCAGCGCCGGCTTCTTCATGCAGCCGACAATCCTCGCCAACACGACGGACAGCATGTCGGTCGTGCGCGAGGAAATTTTCGGGCCGGTGCTGTGCGCTCAGTCGTTCAGCGATGATGAGCTCGACGCGATTGCGGCTAAGGCGAACAACACGATCTATGGCCTCGCCGCCAGCGTTTGGACGCGAGACATCTCTGTCGCGCACAAGATGGCGAAACGGATCAAGGCCGGTAGCGTGTGGATCAATGCGCACAATTTCTACGACCCGGCGCTTCCTTTCGGCGGCTTCAAGCAGTCCGGTTGGGGCCGCGAAGAAGGCTCCGAAGCCATCCGCACATTCACTGAAGTGAAGTCCGTCTGCGCCGTGCTCTAA
- a CDS encoding GMC family oxidoreductase, whose amino-acid sequence MTSSPLSALSPDREIMTETIRSSYDFIVCGGGSAGCVVARRLAENPNVNVLLLEAGGSDRVPSVIDSTQWMWNIGTERDWGFKAQPSPTVNGRTPLLPMGKLLGGGSSINGSVWARGHKHDFEFWAEEAGDQDWNYESILAIYRRIEKWNGPADAKRRGTDGLLNILQPEDPIPLVAGLIKGAEAIGIPFVEDINGEAMEGDGGCGLPNVLVQNGNQRVSMSATYLHPYMDRPNLHILMCAEITGLTFIGKRVTGVNFVRRGQSFTVSADKEVVLSLGAINTPKILMLSGIGDEAELKRHNIDVRQHLPGVGKNFQDHILLAGCCWEYIVPEPPRNNAAEFVFYAKSHSGLKTPDLMPVLEETPFGSEVTAKDFDLPIGPASAWTLAPGLARPDSRGEIKLASSNPFDAPLIFANFLSTDTDMKAMVRCVEMCRDIGNSEFCAPYRKRECMPGDLKGADMENFVRNAAGTYFHESCTAKMGRDAMSVVDGNLKVYGIEGLRIADASIMPAISTGNTMAPTVIIGERAAEIIAAAYNFSSSKSAAAA is encoded by the coding sequence ATGACATCCTCACCCCTTTCCGCACTTTCTCCCGACCGCGAGATCATGACGGAGACGATCAGATCGTCTTACGACTTTATCGTCTGCGGCGGCGGATCGGCTGGGTGCGTTGTCGCACGGCGTCTCGCTGAAAATCCGAACGTCAATGTCCTGCTGCTTGAAGCGGGCGGCAGCGATCGGGTGCCGTCGGTCATCGATTCTACGCAATGGATGTGGAACATCGGCACCGAACGCGATTGGGGCTTCAAGGCGCAACCCTCGCCGACTGTCAACGGGCGCACCCCGTTGCTTCCGATGGGCAAGCTGTTGGGCGGCGGCTCGTCGATCAATGGATCGGTCTGGGCGCGCGGGCACAAGCACGACTTTGAATTCTGGGCGGAAGAAGCGGGCGACCAAGACTGGAATTATGAATCCATCCTGGCGATCTACCGCCGTATTGAAAAATGGAATGGCCCCGCTGACGCGAAGCGCCGCGGTACCGATGGCCTGCTCAACATTCTCCAACCTGAAGATCCCATTCCGTTGGTTGCAGGTCTTATCAAAGGCGCCGAGGCAATCGGTATTCCCTTCGTCGAAGACATCAACGGCGAAGCGATGGAAGGTGACGGCGGTTGCGGCCTGCCGAACGTCCTTGTTCAAAACGGCAATCAGCGTGTTTCGATGTCGGCGACCTACCTTCACCCGTATATGGATCGCCCCAATCTTCACATCCTGATGTGCGCGGAAATCACGGGCCTGACGTTCATCGGAAAACGCGTTACGGGCGTGAATTTCGTCCGTCGCGGACAGAGCTTCACGGTTTCGGCAGACAAAGAAGTCGTGCTGTCGCTTGGCGCGATCAACACGCCTAAAATACTGATGCTCTCCGGCATCGGTGATGAAGCCGAACTGAAACGGCACAACATCGACGTTCGTCAGCACCTACCGGGCGTCGGCAAGAATTTCCAGGATCACATCCTGCTTGCAGGTTGCTGCTGGGAATACATCGTGCCCGAGCCGCCGCGGAACAACGCTGCTGAATTCGTCTTTTATGCGAAATCGCATTCGGGTCTCAAGACACCGGACCTCATGCCGGTTCTGGAAGAGACGCCGTTCGGCAGCGAAGTGACGGCGAAGGATTTCGACTTGCCCATCGGACCGGCATCGGCATGGACGCTTGCTCCTGGCCTGGCGCGTCCCGACAGCCGCGGCGAGATCAAGCTCGCAAGTTCCAATCCGTTCGACGCACCTCTCATCTTCGCGAACTTCCTCAGCACAGATACCGATATGAAGGCGATGGTTCGCTGCGTTGAGATGTGCCGCGATATCGGCAATTCGGAATTCTGCGCGCCGTACCGCAAGCGCGAATGCATGCCGGGCGATCTCAAGGGCGCAGACATGGAGAACTTCGTCCGCAATGCCGCCGGCACCTACTTCCACGAGAGCTGCACGGCAAAGATGGGACGGGATGCGATGTCGGTCGTTGACGGCAATCTCAAAGTCTACGGCATCGAAGGTCTGCGCATTGCCGATGCGTCGATCATGCCGGCAATCTCGACAGGAAACACCATGGCGCCGACGGTCATCATCGGCGAACGCGCAGCCGAGATCATCGCTGCCGCATACAATTTCTCCAGCTCAAAATCCGCCGCCGCAGCCTGA
- a CDS encoding molybdopterin cofactor-binding domain-containing protein, translating to MPGNIESTSVAYLDQGDMLTVVATKQPDGPLELFIAIDAMGRVTGFNGHVDLGTGIRTSLAQIIAEELDVRFEHVSMVLGTTSVTPDQGATIASETIQVAANPLRRAAATAKHHLLQAAARHLRAEPSDLVVEEGVIRSTTGSNESATFGELIAGQRIRLNIDPDAPLKPVSQYRIVGASQARVDIPAKATGRWTYVHDVRVAGMLHGRVVRPPYGGFDHGEHVGRSLISVDRNSIAHIPGIVSVIIIGDFVGIVATREENAALAAAQLKTVWHSPPGQPDLNFPENALRANPATPRKLADRGNVDQALEGATEPMNRTYVWPYQMHGSIGPSCAVADYRDDALTVWSGTQNPFPMRRDLSLLLDMPEDRITVERLEAAGCYGRNCADDVTADAALLSRAVGKPVRVQLTREQEHAWEPKGAAQVIDVRGGLDLEGGPAAYDFETRYPSNLSPTLSLLLTGKVAAVADTVQMGDRTAIPPYAYSNLRVTVHDMPPIARASWFRGVSALPNSFAHESFIDELATSAAVDPIEYRLRYLTDPRAIDLVRAVAERAKWVPHTKPQTLGGEGDLLYGRGFAYAVYVHGKFPGTAAAWAAWVADVAVNRKTGEIAVTRVICGQDSGMMINPAGVRHQIHGNIIQSTSRVLKEQVEFSSTAVKSQEWGGYPLITFPEVPEIDVLMIPRPEEPPLGVGESASVPSAAAICNAVFDATGVRFRELPLTPERVLAALGGTPLRAEPQPKKKLKWLRNIGLSSFVAAAAGLLTIGSPWRPAIDPIPRPDLTTYSAATIERGRLAAAAGACNVCHVGPNGEAFAGGRRLDTPFGAIYATNITPDEKNGVGSWSYPAFEQAMRDGISRDGHHLYPAHPYTSFAGTSEADLQALYAYLMTQAPVSTKAPETKLRFPFNVRGLMAGWNALFLNAKPFPYDSTETTEWNRGAYLVETLGHCSACHSPRNILGAETGGKAHLSGGFADGWEAPALNGEARSPVRWTEAAFYDYLRSGHTPHHGSAAGPMAPVVASLVPLPDQDIRAMAHYLASMQKPEAGNADASAQIAAAASASSAAEAQAALIAPRGERLFKGACASCHTQDEILAPLFLNSNLHTDKPNNVLQAILNGVDAPEILAQKVGRKGTEIMSMPSFKTVLDDEQLAELLAYLRARFAPSKAAWSDLPEAIGAARAVSTH from the coding sequence CCACGTCCGTCACCCCCGACCAGGGTGCGACAATAGCCAGCGAGACAATCCAGGTTGCAGCTAATCCGCTCCGTCGGGCAGCAGCGACTGCAAAACATCACCTTCTGCAGGCCGCCGCTCGCCATCTTCGCGCCGAACCCAGCGACCTCGTTGTCGAAGAAGGCGTGATACGAAGCACGACAGGCAGCAATGAGAGCGCGACGTTCGGTGAACTCATCGCCGGTCAGCGCATCCGATTAAATATCGATCCCGATGCACCTCTGAAACCCGTCTCGCAATATCGCATTGTCGGCGCATCGCAAGCGCGCGTCGATATCCCAGCCAAGGCAACGGGTCGATGGACCTACGTCCACGACGTCCGCGTCGCCGGCATGCTCCACGGCCGCGTCGTGCGTCCGCCTTACGGCGGGTTTGACCATGGAGAGCATGTCGGGCGAAGCCTGATTTCCGTCGATAGAAATTCGATCGCTCATATTCCGGGCATCGTCTCGGTCATCATCATCGGAGATTTCGTCGGCATCGTCGCGACACGCGAAGAGAACGCGGCGTTGGCTGCCGCTCAGCTCAAAACCGTGTGGCATTCGCCGCCCGGCCAGCCGGATTTAAACTTTCCCGAGAATGCGCTTCGCGCAAATCCCGCAACGCCGCGCAAATTGGCGGATCGCGGCAATGTCGATCAAGCCCTCGAAGGCGCGACGGAACCGATGAATCGGACCTACGTCTGGCCCTATCAGATGCACGGTTCTATCGGCCCTTCCTGCGCCGTCGCCGATTATCGCGATGATGCGTTGACCGTCTGGTCTGGGACGCAGAACCCTTTTCCAATGCGGCGGGATCTGAGCCTTCTGCTCGACATGCCCGAAGATCGCATCACGGTCGAGCGCCTAGAGGCCGCCGGTTGCTACGGCCGCAATTGCGCCGACGACGTCACGGCCGATGCGGCCCTGTTATCGCGTGCGGTTGGCAAACCGGTTCGCGTACAGCTGACACGCGAGCAAGAACACGCATGGGAGCCGAAAGGCGCCGCGCAGGTCATCGACGTCAGGGGCGGCCTTGATCTCGAAGGCGGTCCGGCCGCCTACGACTTCGAAACGCGCTATCCCTCCAATCTTTCCCCGACGCTATCGCTGCTGTTGACGGGCAAGGTCGCGGCGGTCGCCGATACGGTGCAGATGGGCGATCGAACGGCGATCCCGCCCTACGCTTACAGCAACCTGCGCGTCACCGTTCACGACATGCCGCCCATCGCGCGCGCGTCATGGTTTCGCGGCGTTTCTGCGCTACCGAATTCGTTTGCGCACGAGTCCTTCATCGACGAGCTTGCGACTTCGGCGGCTGTCGATCCGATCGAATATCGTTTGCGCTATCTCACGGACCCTCGTGCAATCGACCTCGTTCGTGCCGTAGCGGAACGCGCGAAATGGGTTCCGCACACGAAGCCGCAGACGCTCGGTGGAGAAGGCGATTTACTTTACGGCCGCGGCTTTGCTTATGCCGTCTACGTCCATGGCAAATTTCCGGGCACTGCAGCCGCATGGGCGGCCTGGGTCGCCGACGTCGCCGTCAACCGCAAGACCGGCGAGATCGCCGTAACACGCGTGATATGCGGTCAAGACTCCGGGATGATGATCAATCCCGCCGGTGTACGCCACCAAATTCACGGCAACATCATTCAGTCGACCAGTCGTGTGCTGAAGGAGCAGGTCGAATTTTCATCGACCGCCGTCAAAAGCCAGGAGTGGGGTGGGTATCCACTCATCACGTTCCCTGAAGTGCCGGAAATCGATGTCCTGATGATCCCGCGGCCAGAGGAACCGCCGCTTGGCGTCGGAGAATCTGCGTCCGTCCCTAGCGCGGCGGCGATCTGCAATGCCGTCTTCGATGCAACAGGGGTTCGCTTTCGCGAGCTGCCGCTTACTCCGGAACGGGTCTTGGCGGCACTCGGCGGAACCCCGCTCCGCGCCGAGCCGCAACCGAAAAAGAAGCTCAAGTGGCTGCGAAACATCGGACTGTCGAGTTTCGTAGCAGCCGCGGCGGGTCTGCTTACTATTGGCTCGCCCTGGCGTCCGGCAATCGACCCTATTCCTCGCCCCGATTTGACAACGTACAGCGCCGCAACGATCGAGCGCGGGCGGCTCGCCGCAGCCGCAGGCGCTTGCAACGTTTGTCATGTCGGGCCCAACGGCGAAGCATTCGCGGGCGGCCGCCGGCTCGACACGCCATTCGGCGCAATCTATGCGACCAACATCACACCGGATGAGAAAAACGGCGTCGGAAGCTGGTCCTATCCGGCATTCGAACAGGCGATGCGCGATGGCATCAGCCGCGACGGCCATCATCTCTATCCGGCGCACCCGTACACGTCCTTCGCAGGCACCAGCGAGGCGGATCTGCAGGCGCTCTACGCCTACTTGATGACGCAAGCCCCGGTTTCAACGAAAGCTCCCGAAACAAAGCTCCGCTTTCCATTTAATGTGCGAGGGCTAATGGCGGGATGGAACGCGCTGTTCCTAAATGCGAAGCCCTTCCCCTATGATTCCACAGAAACGACAGAGTGGAATCGCGGCGCGTATCTTGTCGAAACGCTCGGCCATTGCTCAGCGTGCCACTCGCCCCGAAATATTCTTGGGGCCGAAACAGGCGGCAAAGCGCATTTATCAGGCGGCTTTGCCGATGGCTGGGAAGCACCCGCGCTCAATGGCGAGGCGCGCTCACCCGTTCGCTGGACGGAAGCAGCGTTCTACGACTATCTGCGCTCCGGCCACACGCCCCACCATGGCAGCGCTGCCGGACCGATGGCTCCCGTCGTCGCATCGCTTGTCCCCCTTCCCGACCAGGACATACGAGCGATGGCGCATTATCTCGCAAGCATGCAAAAGCCCGAGGCTGGAAATGCCGATGCCTCTGCCCAGATCGCAGCGGCAGCGTCGGCTAGCTCTGCTGCCGAAGCTCAGGCCGCGCTTATCGCTCCACGCGGCGAGCGTCTTTTCAAGGGCGCCTGCGCCTCCTGCCACACGCAGGATGAGATCCTCGCGCCGTTGTTTCTCAATAGCAACCTGCACACCGACAAGCCGAACAACGTCCTGCAGGCGATATTGAATGGCGTCGATGCGCCCGAGATTCTCGCTCAAAAAGTCGGACGCAAGGGCACGGAGATCATGTCCATGCCCTCCTTCAAAACCGTGCTCGACGATGAGCAGCTTGCCGAGCTATTGGCATATTTGCGTGCCCGTTTTGCGCCATCGAAAGCCGCATGGAGCGATTTGCCCGAAGCCATCGGCGCCGCCCGAGCAGTTTCGACGCATTAG